The Verrucomicrobium spinosum DSM 4136 = JCM 18804 genome includes a region encoding these proteins:
- a CDS encoding NAD(P)-dependent oxidoreductase, which translates to MSPTIAFVGVGRMGANMVRRLMDCGYNVTAVYDTYKEGASALAKEVGCHHAETLAGVTAAADVIFTVVTNDESMRTIFFGEGDNLLKGASGKIFINCATVSPAIHREVYDAAKKAGASSLEASMASSISHAREGKLYLMLAGDEATYNKVLAIIEDMSVNRRFIGGPGRAAEVKVLVNMVMNINTAGLAEGLGLAAALGHDLDMVREVFSQTGANSRVLETDGGDMADRSHDCWFSAAHAAKDSGIAGAMGKEVGLNLPLNDATTAQYRKMVDLGLGELDKSGIAELTFKGRHG; encoded by the coding sequence ATGTCACCTACCATTGCGTTTGTCGGAGTTGGCCGTATGGGCGCCAACATGGTGCGCCGCCTCATGGATTGCGGCTACAACGTCACCGCTGTGTATGATACCTACAAGGAGGGTGCCAGCGCACTCGCCAAGGAAGTGGGGTGCCATCACGCTGAAACACTGGCCGGGGTGACGGCTGCCGCCGATGTCATTTTCACCGTGGTCACCAATGACGAGTCCATGCGGACGATCTTCTTTGGCGAGGGTGACAACCTCCTGAAGGGCGCGTCCGGGAAGATTTTCATCAACTGTGCCACCGTCTCGCCAGCCATCCATCGCGAGGTGTATGATGCTGCGAAGAAGGCAGGCGCAAGCTCACTGGAAGCCAGCATGGCCTCCAGCATCAGTCACGCACGTGAAGGCAAGCTCTATCTCATGCTGGCAGGTGACGAGGCAACCTACAACAAGGTGCTGGCCATCATCGAAGACATGAGCGTGAACCGTCGCTTCATTGGCGGCCCCGGCCGTGCGGCCGAGGTGAAGGTGCTGGTGAACATGGTGATGAACATCAACACCGCCGGTCTGGCGGAAGGCCTGGGTCTGGCTGCCGCCTTGGGGCACGATCTGGACATGGTCCGTGAGGTGTTTTCCCAGACGGGGGCCAACTCCCGGGTGCTTGAGACCGATGGTGGGGACATGGCCGACCGATCCCATGACTGCTGGTTCAGCGCCGCCCACGCCGCCAAGGACAGCGGAATAGCGGGTGCCATGGGCAAGGAAGTGGGGCTCAACCTCCCGCTCAATGACGCCACGACGGCCCAGTATCGCAAGATGGTGGACCTTGGCCTTGGCGAACTCGACAAGAGCGGGATCGCGGAACTAACGTTCAAGGGCCGCCACGGCTGA